The Bos indicus x Bos taurus breed Angus x Brahman F1 hybrid chromosome 11, Bos_hybrid_MaternalHap_v2.0, whole genome shotgun sequence genome includes a region encoding these proteins:
- the RAB1A gene encoding ras-related protein Rab-1A gives MSSMNPEYDYLFKLLLIGDSGVGKSCLLLRFADDTYTESYISTIGVDFKIRTIELDGKTIKLQIWDTAGQERFRTITSSYYRGAHGIIVVYDVTDQESFNNVKQWLQEIDRYASENVNKLLVGNKCDLTTKKVVDYTTAKEFADSLGIPFLETSAKNATNVEQSFMTMAAEIKKRMGPGATAGGAEKSNVKIQSTPVKQSGGGCC, from the exons ATGTCCAGCATGAATCCCGAATA TGATTATTTATTCAAGTTACTTCTGATTGGCGACTCTGGGGTTGGAAAGTCTTGCCTTCTTCTTAGGTTTGCA GATGATACATATACAGAAAGCTACATCAGCACAATTGGTGTGGATTTCAAAATAAGAACTATAGAGttagatgggaaaacaatcaAACTTCAAATA TGGGACACAGCGGGCCAAGAAAGATTTCGAACAATCACCTCCAGTTATTACAGAGGAGCCCATGGCATCATAGTTGTGTATGATGTGACAGATCAG GAGTCCTTCAATAATGTTAAACAGTGGCTGCAGGAAATAGATCGTTATGCCAGTGAAAATGTCAACAAGTTGTTGGTAGGGAACAAATGTGATCTGACCACAAAGAAAGTAGTAGACTACACAACAGCAAAG GAATTTGCTGATTCCCTTGGAATTCCATTTTTGGAAACCAGTGCTAAGAATGCAACGAATGTAGAACAGTCTTTCATGACGATGGCAGCTGAGATTAAAAAGCGAATGGGTCCTGGAGCAACAGCTGGTGGTGCCGAGAAGTCCAATGTTAAAATTCAGAGCACTCCGGTCAAGCAGTCAGGTGGAGGTTGCTGCTAA